In the SAR202 cluster bacterium genome, one interval contains:
- a CDS encoding PDZ domain-containing protein yields the protein MGLSIETDPEFQITIVDLIAHQAPINPGNSGGPLVNLYGQVIGINTAIIQNSGLGFAINIVDARDVASQLIDRGVVDRGYLGIRPINLTAERINTLGLNLPPEVRDGVLVVLVHPDSPAALAGLTEGDVIVHLGEKRIASAGDVSKYLTAHLAGETFEMVYFRLGQRITIATTLTERPPDAP from the coding sequence ATGGGCCTCTCGATAGAGACCGACCCCGAGTTCCAGATCACCATCGTGGACCTGATTGCGCACCAGGCGCCGATAAACCCGGGCAACAGCGGCGGGCCGCTCGTGAACCTCTACGGGCAGGTCATCGGGATCAATACCGCCATCATCCAGAACAGCGGGCTGGGCTTTGCGATAAACATCGTGGACGCGCGCGATGTGGCGTCGCAGCTCATCGACAGGGGGGTAGTGGACCGCGGCTACCTGGGTATCCGGCCCATCAATCTCACGGCGGAGCGGATCAACACACTGGGCCTGAACCTGCCGCCTGAAGTGCGGGACGGGGTGCTCGTCGTTCTGGTGCACCCGGACTCCCCGGCCGCCCTCGCCGGTCTTACCGAAGGCGACGTGATCGTCCATCTCGGTGAGAAGCGTATCGCCAGCGCCGGCGACGTTTCGAAGTACCTGACCGCACACCTGGCAGGCGAGACCTTCGAGATGGTCTACTTCCGACTCGGCCAGCGCATCACCATCGCCACTACCCTCACGGAGCGCCCACCGGACGCTCCGTGA
- a CDS encoding inositol monophosphatase — MVDITRGTSGRTAAEIARAVAIEAGRVMLDRFNRSKEISYKGPGNIVTDVDIEVEQLIFSSLRAEYPDITFVGEESAGEIRADEGYAWIVDPLDGTRNYAAGIPFYSTVIGLAKDGDILVGVNYDPVREDMFEAEKGEGAFLNCLPVKVSEKTALRECVIGVDLGYNSPGAAKALDLLRGLWPNMQTSRIMGSSALGLSYAASGRTDLYFHHSLSPWDMVAGILMVREAGGVITDRNGKPMTLYGDGLIASSKTLHAEFLQRTERSSWREPTQHLV; from the coding sequence GCAGGGTGATGCTGGACCGGTTCAACCGCTCAAAGGAGATCAGCTACAAAGGCCCGGGGAACATCGTCACGGACGTGGACATTGAGGTCGAGCAGCTTATCTTCTCCTCGCTCCGCGCTGAGTACCCGGACATAACCTTTGTGGGGGAGGAGTCTGCGGGAGAAATCCGGGCGGACGAGGGGTACGCGTGGATCGTGGACCCCCTGGACGGGACGCGCAACTACGCGGCGGGAATCCCCTTCTACTCGACCGTCATAGGGCTGGCGAAGGACGGCGACATCCTGGTGGGGGTGAACTACGACCCCGTCAGGGAAGACATGTTCGAGGCGGAGAAGGGCGAGGGCGCATTCCTTAACTGCCTCCCTGTTAAGGTGTCCGAGAAGACAGCCCTCAGGGAGTGCGTCATAGGCGTGGACCTGGGCTACAATAGCCCGGGCGCCGCGAAGGCGCTGGATCTGCTGCGCGGCCTCTGGCCGAATATGCAGACCTCGCGCATCATGGGCTCTTCCGCGCTCGGGCTCTCGTATGCGGCATCCGGCAGGACGGACCTCTATTTCCACCACAGCCTCTCGCCGTGGGACATGGTGGCGGGCATCCTGATGGTGCGAGAGGCGGGCGGCGTGATCACGGACCGCAACGGCAAGCCAATGACACTCTACGGCGACGGCCTGATCGCCTCAAGCAAGACCCTTCACGCGGAGTTCCTGCAGCGTACGGAGCGCTCTTCCTGGCGCGAGCCCACGCAGCATCTGGTCTAA